The following proteins are co-located in the Lacticaseibacillus paracasei subsp. paracasei genome:
- a CDS encoding BglG family transcription antiterminator, with protein MLNNNQQRLLQLLFESNQPLTPNQLSEKLGCSVRTAKTYVAQINRLAAEPLILSSRQGYVALKTEAKQLLISTNNASDIPQTFRDRAFYIIKQSMIHKAQLDVFDLEESLFVSYGTLKNDIQKINQMFSKSGVRVVIRDNKIQVTGNEKDKRRLISHFIMEEAPHHFVDRSLLTQNFNRTDVEQIEQIIKEELAPSTLKLNDYALINLMMHLLIMIQSLHYDDTLLSRDAYSSWLNTYDAAIVTKIIKRIENVFNLILNKHEREEIHMLFHANVDHLPLSDRDKLTTTVGDNIVRAMSSLFAEVQHIFGIDLDNDYFVFPFSLHLNKLFSRAMQGSSLNSPLTESLKQDFPVVFELAVFVSFRLSQLLHIPITEGERAYIALHIGAELDRQKQHSEKIRTAIFSPNYINLNTQLYQHVSKQFEHDLNVVALVNDPSELDKLDVSLLITTVPQASSMAYRVVTISPFMTSKEKSTIMATIEEHRRNVQRDFLRRYFDIYFGEQFFFTLQPIMQRDQVVTLMCDQLERRHIVSPSFRQHVFEREEAAGTAFGTVALPHSVYMEARQTAFSVGVAKNSIRWGERRVNIVVLAAISQNDQQRFMRLYEALITMFSEPQVATALARVRNFEQFKNVVKTNM; from the coding sequence ATGCTAAATAACAACCAGCAACGGCTATTGCAACTGTTATTCGAATCCAATCAACCACTGACGCCTAATCAGTTATCAGAGAAGCTTGGTTGTTCAGTGCGAACTGCCAAAACTTATGTTGCGCAGATTAATCGATTAGCGGCGGAGCCACTGATTCTATCGTCACGACAAGGGTACGTGGCTTTAAAAACTGAGGCTAAACAATTATTAATTTCAACAAACAATGCAAGTGATATCCCACAAACCTTTCGTGATCGTGCTTTTTACATCATCAAACAAAGCATGATTCATAAGGCGCAATTGGATGTCTTTGACTTGGAGGAAAGCTTATTTGTTAGCTATGGAACTTTAAAAAATGATATTCAAAAGATCAATCAGATGTTTTCGAAATCTGGCGTTAGGGTAGTCATTCGCGATAATAAAATTCAGGTTACCGGAAATGAAAAAGACAAACGCCGACTGATTTCGCATTTCATTATGGAGGAAGCACCTCATCATTTCGTTGATCGATCCTTGCTCACACAAAACTTTAATCGTACCGATGTTGAACAGATCGAGCAAATTATCAAAGAAGAATTAGCGCCATCAACATTAAAACTCAATGATTATGCATTGATAAATCTCATGATGCATTTATTGATTATGATTCAATCCTTACATTACGACGATACATTGCTATCCCGCGATGCCTATAGTTCATGGCTAAACACGTATGATGCGGCTATTGTCACGAAAATTATTAAACGTATTGAGAACGTTTTTAACCTTATTTTAAATAAACATGAGCGTGAAGAGATCCACATGTTGTTTCATGCTAATGTTGACCATTTACCGCTAAGTGATCGTGACAAGTTAACCACAACTGTTGGTGACAACATTGTGCGAGCGATGAGCTCATTATTTGCAGAAGTCCAACACATATTTGGGATTGATCTAGATAACGATTATTTCGTTTTTCCGTTCAGCTTGCATCTCAACAAATTATTTTCTCGTGCCATGCAGGGATCCAGTCTGAACAGTCCGCTAACCGAATCTTTAAAGCAGGATTTTCCGGTAGTTTTTGAGCTGGCAGTTTTTGTTTCTTTTCGGCTTAGTCAATTGTTGCACATTCCAATCACAGAAGGCGAACGAGCATATATTGCACTGCATATTGGTGCTGAATTAGATCGCCAAAAGCAACACTCTGAAAAAATCAGAACAGCTATTTTTTCACCGAACTATATAAATTTGAACACGCAACTGTATCAGCATGTTTCTAAGCAATTTGAGCATGATTTGAATGTTGTTGCCTTGGTGAATGACCCTTCTGAGCTTGATAAGCTCGATGTTTCGCTGCTTATCACGACAGTACCTCAGGCTTCATCGATGGCTTATCGAGTCGTGACAATTTCGCCTTTCATGACGAGTAAAGAGAAAAGCACCATCATGGCGACAATTGAGGAACATCGTCGTAACGTACAAAGGGATTTTTTAAGACGCTATTTTGATATCTACTTCGGTGAGCAATTCTTCTTTACATTGCAGCCAATCATGCAGCGGGATCAAGTTGTGACCTTGATGTGTGATCAACTAGAGCGCCGCCATATTGTGTCTCCAAGTTTTCGACAGCATGTTTTTGAACGTGAAGAAGCGGCTGGTACTGCTTTTGGGACAGTCGCTTTGCCACATTCTGTGTACATGGAAGCAAGGCAGACAGCTTTTAGTGTCGGCGTAGCGAAAAACTCAATTCGTTGGGGAGAGCGACGTGTCAATATTGTCGTTCTTGCAGCTATTAGTCAAAATGATCAACAGCGCTTTATGCGTTTGTATGAAGCCTTAATCACGATGTTCAGTGAGCCGCAAGTGGCGACTGCGCTTGCACGCGTTAGGAATTTTGAACAATTTAAAAATGTCGTCAAAACAAACATGTGA
- a CDS encoding IS30 family transposase — MTHSQTNTHKHYQQLSFSDRATIQALQAAGDTATVIAQKLHRSKATISREITRGSVTQLDSKRHSRQVYLAETAQAMHDRKRDRTGHYAFLKTGRAFFKALSRELTRKPRVHSVDSFVHFYRDQGKACPSTTTVYRYIDAGLLELDNMTLPKKLRRRIKGYKNAHKRKNKKIYGDSIELRPAAVNDRTGVGHWEGDLVKGIRLADEPALMTLTERYSRTEIIVKIPDYHAGTCLKALQDTIDDYGAKEFESITFDNGSEFAKLSEIVGTQIYFAHPYSPWERGTNENANGLLREFFPKGKSLRAVTLVEIQAVQSALNHRPRRILNYLRPCDYYRCMA, encoded by the coding sequence ATGACCCACTCTCAGACTAACACTCACAAGCATTACCAACAACTCAGTTTTAGCGACCGTGCTACAATTCAGGCCCTTCAGGCTGCTGGTGACACCGCGACCGTGATTGCACAGAAGCTTCATCGCAGTAAAGCGACAATCTCACGAGAAATCACGCGTGGATCTGTAACTCAGCTCGACTCGAAGCGTCACTCGCGTCAAGTCTATCTTGCGGAAACTGCCCAAGCCATGCACGACCGTAAACGCGATAGAACCGGTCACTACGCCTTTCTTAAGACCGGCCGTGCGTTCTTCAAGGCTCTCTCCAGGGAGCTTACTCGTAAGCCGCGCGTACACAGCGTTGATAGCTTCGTACACTTCTATCGCGACCAGGGCAAGGCTTGCCCTTCAACGACAACTGTGTATCGCTACATCGACGCCGGGCTGCTTGAGCTAGACAACATGACACTTCCCAAGAAGCTCCGACGCCGCATCAAAGGCTATAAGAACGCCCACAAGCGCAAGAATAAGAAGATATACGGCGACTCAATCGAGTTGCGTCCTGCGGCCGTGAATGACCGCACAGGCGTGGGACATTGGGAAGGCGACTTGGTCAAGGGTATTCGCTTAGCTGATGAGCCAGCATTAATGACGCTCACAGAACGGTACAGCCGGACTGAGATCATCGTCAAGATTCCTGACTATCATGCGGGCACCTGCCTTAAAGCCTTGCAGGACACGATCGACGACTACGGGGCCAAGGAATTTGAGAGTATCACTTTTGACAATGGTTCCGAGTTTGCCAAGTTATCAGAGATTGTTGGAACCCAGATTTACTTCGCACATCCGTACTCGCCTTGGGAGCGTGGCACAAACGAGAACGCCAATGGACTGCTTAGGGAATTCTTCCCGAAAGGGAAGTCTCTCAGAGCAGTTACCCTGGTTGAAATTCAAGCAGTCCAATCCGCACTGAACCATCGTCCCAGACGTATTCTGAACTATCTTCGCCCATGCGATTACTACCGATGCATGGCGTAA